In Oncorhynchus gorbuscha isolate QuinsamMale2020 ecotype Even-year linkage group LG02, OgorEven_v1.0, whole genome shotgun sequence, a single genomic region encodes these proteins:
- the LOC124010969 gene encoding AT-rich interactive domain-containing protein 5B-like, translating into MEQNAIQWLGAPSCLRGSFAFYKSVSCEALAGAPALVWKLGEFYYVRCGPQEPVCIAEVTLLWEDLAQRHLLASSRLYFLPEDTPKGRTREHGEDEVLAVSKKIVVRVEDLVRWTCPEPPGWKGGSQKSSETNSPHKHTPIITNGPSTSIEEKGERLGVKVLSYPQYCRFRSLQRRIQDGVVLGLQGPHLLALGGIRVAQHNTQVLYCRDTFNHPTLDSNTSVWTQLGCTSLSLKGRPLKRRGRPEGQKAVEPPALNQSESWIERITENVVGSVEMQREEGFLPHSEEQMFLDQLYCYMERCGSPISKVPNLGFKKIDLFVMYSIVKQLGGHERVTSQRLWKKVYNELGGCPGSTSAATCTRRHYERLILPYEEHRNVGGAELKLPAFSGHTRVRAMSGRRPLVKGRGAEANQEKTVTPTPPTISPDGVVVVKRGRGRPPGKKNQVKLLVSKAIPVVLSPPAKPSLDLGAQPHLQAPSLESLSVFQGLNLANLPLTPDLSPISAPFLLPKTEREVKMENWDSPAPSPTLSPATFLPALPRLHTGGSFEGFSPTKGLCTLDLFRSRLGLTSLDTPGLTPQNPASHQPSSLYLQAKTGNPNTTLLNGNQPHPQSHHQSHHQCWGCRLDEEAQRGGSSSTREVRSSRPPLPPLRVLPLDLDCGLQVRQLMRTHLGSAQLYSITKRLSEVLAQDLSSKPHLSVTPPPEQALPLNLSKCSTTKRSAFDETDYRMSSGDQDNGDSTLPFAKSRRVELCDEAEDLSSPSRARAFLLELPQQTTTSPDTSTTPTQFFLTKSGEAWGDTPLENQGRNSDSEPAIQVKVEEDLRESSLVEPEGDCSVRTKQVKVEEGETVMMDREEEKIDKVETVIIEDGVQTQSEKDEMEGRKLERIEKQCNTIKMGGGISEIMKGTEDSLAHSASDSGGQQVPTDDEMECDVEASIKGLPSPILPPTQAQPSCLNTCTQPQLHITYS; encoded by the exons ATGGAGCAGAATGCAATACAG TGGTTAGGTGCTCCCTCCTGCCTGCGTGGATCCTTTGCCTTCTATAAGTCAGTGAGCTGTGAGGCCTTGGCCGGGGCCCCTGCACTGGTCTGGAAACTGGGGGAGTTCTACTATGTCCGCTGTGGCCCCCAAGAACCTGTTTGCATTGCTGAG GTGACTTTACTGTGGGAGGACCTGGCCCAACGCCATCTACTGGCCAGCTCCAGACTCTACTTCCTCCCTGAGGATACTCCCAAGGGCAGGACCAGAGAGCATGGAGAG gatGAGGTGTTGGCCGTCTCGAAGAAGATAGTGGTGCGGGTGGAGGATCTGGTGAGGTGGACCTGTCCTGAACCTCCAGGATGGAAAGGAGGAAGCCAGAAGTCCAGCGAGACCAACAGTCCTCACAAACATACCCCCATCATTACCAATGGACCCTCAACATCAATCGAAGAGAAGGGTGAGCGTCTGGGGGTCAAGGTGCTCAGTTACCCCCAGTACTGCCGCTTCCGCTCCCTCCAGAGACGCATTCAGGACGGGGTGGTGTTGGGGCTGCAGGGTCCCCATCTGCTGGCCCTGGGGGGGATCAGGGTGGCCCAACACAACACCCAGGTCCTCTACTGCAGGGACACCTTCAACCACCCCACCCTGGATAGCAATACCAGTGTCTGGACACAGCTGG GATGCACCTCCCTCAGCTTGAAGGGGCGACCCCTCAAGAGAAGAGGAAGGCCAGAAGGCCAGAAAGCTGTGGAGCCACCAGCCCTCAACCAATCAGAGTCCTGGATAGAAAGAATAACG GAGAATGTGGTGGGCAGTGTGGAGATGCAACGTGAAGAGGGCTTTCTCCCCCACTCTGAGGAGCAGATGTTCCTGGATCAACTCTACTGCTACATGGAGCGCTGCGGCTCACCCATCAGCAAGGTGCCCAACCTCGGCTTCAAGAAGA TTGACTTGTTTGTCATGTACTCTATAGTCAAACAGTTGGGGGGCCATGAGAGG GTGACGTCCCAGCGTCTGTGGAAGAAAGTGTATAATGAACTAGGAGGATGCCCGGGCAGCACCAGTGCTGCCACCTGCACCAGGAGGCACTATGAGAG GCTGATTCTTCCTTACGAGGAGCACAGAAATGTAGGTGGTGCAGAACTAAAACTCCCAGCATTCTCTGGGCATACCCGAGTTAGGGCGATGAGTGGGAGGAGACCgctggtgaaggggagaggagcagaggccAACCAGGAGAAGACTGTAACCCCTACCCCTCCA ACCATTTCTCCAGACGGTGTGGTGGTAGTGAAGAGAGGCCGTGGTAGACCTCCAGGCAAAAAGAACCAGGTCAAACTCCTAGTCTCCAAGGCCATTCCAGTGGTCCTGTCTCCGCCAGCTAAACCTAGCCTGGACCTCGGGGCCCAGCCCCATCTCCAGGCCCCCTCTCTCGAGtccctgtctgtgttccaggggcTAAACCTGGCCAACCTGCCACTAACCCCAGACCTGTCTCCCATCTCTGCCCCCTTCCTCCTGCCCAAAACTGAAAGGGAAGTAAAGATGGAGAACTGGGATTCTCCAGCACCATCACCCACTCTGTCTCCTGCCACTTTCTTGCCTGCTCTCCCCAGGCTCCACACAGGGGGGTCCTTCGAAGGGTTCAGCCCAACTAAAGGCCTCTGTACCCTTGATCTCTTTAGGAGCCGACTGGGCCTCACTAGCCTGGACACCCCTGGTCTAACCCCCCAGAACCCTGCCTCCCACCAGCCCTCCAGCCTTTACCTCCAGGCCAAGACAGGGAACCCAAACACCACCCTTCTCAATGGGAACCAGCCCCACCCACAGTCTCACCATCAGTCCCACCACCAGTGCTGGGGGTGCAGGCTGGATGAGGAAGCCCAGAGGGGGGGTAGCAGCAGCACCAGGGAGGTCCGTAGCAGCAGGcctcccctgccccctctccgGGTCCTCCCCCTGGATCTGGACTGCGGCCTGCAGGTGCGCCAGCTGATGCGTACGCATTTGGGCTCGGCCCAGCTCTACTCTATCACCAAGCGGCTGTCGGAGGTCTTAGCCCAGGACCTGAGTAGCAAGCCACATCTGTCTGTCACCCCTCCCCCAGAGCAGGCCCTGCCCCTCAACCTCAGCAAGTGCTCCACCACCAAAAGATCTGCCTTTGATGAAACTGACTACAGGATGTCTTCAGGGGATCAGGATAATGGTGACTCCACACTCCCCTTTGCTAAAAGTCGTAGAGTGGAGTTGTGTGATGAGGCTGAGGACTTGAGCTCACCCAGCAGGGCCAGAGCTTTCCTCTTGGAGCTGCCGCAGCAGACCACTACCAGCCCAGACACCTCTACTACACCTACCCAGTTTTTCCTCACCAAGTCTGGGGAGGCCTGGGGAGACACCCCCCTGGAGAACCAGGGCAGGAATTCTGACTCTGAGCCAGCAATCCAGGTGAAGGTGGAAGAGGACCTGAGGGAGAGCAGCTTGGTGGAGCCTGAGGGAGACTGCTCTGTAAGGACAAAGCAGGTGAAAGTGGAAGAGGGAGAAACTGTGATGATGGATAGGGAAGAAGAGAAGATTGACAAGGTTGAAACCGTTATCATTGAGGATGGTGTACAAACGCAATCAGAGAAagatgagatggaggggaggaaacTAGAGAGGATAGAAAAACAGTGTAATACCATAAAGATGGGCGGTGGCATATCAGAGATTATGAAGGGGACTGAGGATTCCTTAGCCCACTCTGCCAGTGACTCTGGGGGCCAGCAGGTGCCAACGGATGATGAGATGGAATGTGATGTTGAGGCATCTATCAAAGGGCTGCCCAGTCCTATCCTACCCCCAACCCAGGCCCAGCCAAGCTGCCTGAACACCTGCACACAACCTCAACTGCACATAACATACTCATGA
- the LOC124010975 gene encoding hexokinase-2-like — protein sequence MSIYQGCCGTSITLHVDRKICAILQGIMLGPQEQWFYHIAACLVLELKDQTLPLGCTFSFEQKDIDKSILIPWTKGFL from the exons ATGTCAATTTATCAGGGGTGCTGCGGCACCTCCATCACCCTTCACGTGGACAGGAAGATCTGCGCCATACTTCAGGGTATTATGCTTGGGCCGCAAGAGCAG TGGTTTTACCACATTGCGGCCTGCCTGGTCCTGGAGCTGAAGGATCAGACGCTACCTCTGGGCTGTACCTTCTCCTTCGAGCAGAAAGACATCGACAAG AGTATCCTGATCCCTTGGACCAAAGGCTTTCTTTAA